The region TTCCGGCCACGCCCTTCGAGACCGCCGGCGCAGAGATAACGGCCGCCGACATCGAGAAATTATTCCAGCGCGAGGAGATCAAGTACCTGGCTGAGATGATGAACTGGCCCGGCGTGCTCAGCCGCGACCCGCAGGTGATGGAGAAGATCGACCTGGCCAAAAAGTATGGCAAAGCCGTGGATGGCCACGCCCCCGGGCTCATGGGCGAGCAGGCAAAACTCTATGCCTCCGCCGGCATCACCACCGACCACGAGTGCTTTACCGCTGAGGAGGCCCTGGACAAACTGGCCGTGGGCATGAAGATCCTGATACGCGAGGGCAGTGCCGCCAAGAACTTTGAGGCGCTCATACCTTTGCTGCCGGAGCACTACCCCAACATCATGTTCTGCTCTGACGACAAGCACCCCGACAACCTGGTAGAGGGCCATATTAACCTGCTGGTGAAGCGTGCGCTGGCCAAGGGCAACGACTTGTTCCATGTGCTGCAGGCGGCTTGCGTTAACCCGGTGGAGCATTACAAGCTGGAAGTAGGCTTGCTGCGCGAGGGCGATGCGGCCGACTTTATACTTATCGACAACCCGGAAAGCTTCAACGTGCTGGCCACTTACATTAATGGCGAACTGGTGGCAGAGAGTGGTAGATCAAAAATACCGTTTACGCCGAGCGAGGAAATCAACAACTTTGATACCGACGTGAAGGTAGCACAGCAGTTTGAGGTACCGGTGGGCGATGCGGACAGAATCCGCGTAATTGAGGCCTTTGACGGGCAGCTGATCACCAAGCAAGTATGGGCAACGCCGCGCGTAGAGAACGGTTTTATACTTTCGGATGTGGCGCAGGACGTGCTCAAGATCGCCGTCGTGAACCGCTACCAGAACACGATCCCGGCCGTGGCCTTTATCAAAAATGTGGGCTTAAAAGAGGGCGCCATCGCTTCCTCCGTTGGCCACGACTCGCATAACATTATTGCCGTGGGGGTGGATGATGAAAGTATGGCCCGGGCCGTGAACCTGATCATCGGGGCGAAAGGCGGCGTGGCTGCCGTGGGCATGGGCAAAGAGCAACTGCTGCCAC is a window of Pontibacter kalidii DNA encoding:
- the ade gene encoding adenine deaminase; this encodes MQTHHTVSGHIIDIHHQEIYQGTVHVSNGRISKIVREATDSTNYILPGFVDAHVHVESSMLVPCEFARLAVPHGTVATVSDPHEIGNVLGIKGVEYMVENGKKVPFKFYFGAPSCVPATPFETAGAEITAADIEKLFQREEIKYLAEMMNWPGVLSRDPQVMEKIDLAKKYGKAVDGHAPGLMGEQAKLYASAGITTDHECFTAEEALDKLAVGMKILIREGSAAKNFEALIPLLPEHYPNIMFCSDDKHPDNLVEGHINLLVKRALAKGNDLFHVLQAACVNPVEHYKLEVGLLREGDAADFILIDNPESFNVLATYINGELVAESGRSKIPFTPSEEINNFDTDVKVAQQFEVPVGDADRIRVIEAFDGQLITKQVWATPRVENGFILSDVAQDVLKIAVVNRYQNTIPAVAFIKNVGLKEGAIASSVGHDSHNIIAVGVDDESMARAVNLIIGAKGGVAAVGMGKEQLLPLPVAGIMSAKDGYEVAEAYAAIDRMSKEMGSTLASPFMTLSFMALLVIPSLKLSDQGLFNGDTFQFVPVAEKLEG